The stretch of DNA TACAGCTGGCCAGTCCCTGACGGGCAGTGAGTGGGGCCTGGTGGGGCAGGGCCCTCTCCTCGGAGATGAAGAGGGGCCGGGCCAGGGAGCTCTTCTCCAGCTCCCGCCGGGCCTCCCGCACCGCCTCGTGGAAGACGTGCTGCACGCGCTCAAAGTCCAGGCAGGCGGAGACCTCGAAAAACAGGCACCCGAACCTGCCCGCCAAGGCCGCGCCCTCTGCCTCGGTGACCTGCCTGGTGGGGAAGCAGGGCGAGGTGGGGTCAGAAGCACGCACACGAGTCAGGCAGGCCTGGGCCTACACCAGGCTACCACTCACTACTGGCTTGGCGATTAGGTCAACTTCATGTCTCTGAGGCTTAGCTTTCCCAACAGTAAAACGGGATAATGACATCTGCCTCTCAGGGTTGTTAAGATTAAAAAAGATAACTTGTGTTGAGGGCCTAGCCAGGTACCAGGCAGGGTCAGTGCTCAATCAATGGTGGCTGATGTCACCAAAGCCAGAATTTAGGGACCAAGTTAAAGGTAAGGGAGAAGCTGGCTCTGCCCAGACCCTGCCTGTGGCAGGACGAGGACAGCCATCCCAGCCCCAtttcccctctgtccccacacAGGGCCCTTGGCCAGGAAATGagcccccctcagccctcccctgtGGGATCAGCTCTAGGAAAAGGCAGCGGTTTGGGCTGAAGGGTGTGAGGTCACAGCATCTACTGAGGCGTGCAGGGCCAAGGTCACTCAGGATGCCTGTGGCTGGCGAGGCTCTCAGGGCTCGTGGAGAATTTTGTCTGCCCACccaggggaaggtgggagagaaagggtGAGAGCATTTAATGGGGAGAGGGCGGAGGGAACAGCACCTATTCCCAGCTCGGGCCTAGGCCACCTACCAGGATGATGGGATCAAGTATTTGCAGCTGGGTCCTGAAAGCGTCTAGCCTGGAAGCCATGGGAACCAGGGTGAGAGGAAAAAAACTGGTTCTTGGGCAGGCCAGGCATCCAGAAGACGGAAGGGACAGGGGGTCCCTTAAGTGCTGAGACCAAGGTTCGATGGCTGAATCCTCCTGACTGGTCCCCGCTACTGAGCTACATCACCCACCACTCCTCAGGACAATGGCACAGCCCCAGAGATGAGCGGAGACActagggtggggcgggggggtgctggTGGGAAAGGGTTTTGGAGCCAAGGTTCCTTTGGCaggagcagggggctgggagtgggCCAGCCGACCAGGGGAGCACCAGAGAGACAGCGTGACTGGGACAAAAAGGGTCAGGGCAGagcactgcccccctccccacccgggcTGGTGTCCTGTCTATAAGCTCACCACTTCCTGAGGAAGGCCCTTTGAAAgagtatttaatattatttactttttataataacCTTGACTCTGAAACTTTGTCATTGGGACTTTCAGAAACAAGAAccccacacatgcatgcatacacacatgtgtgtgaatGGGTGACACAGGCATGTAGTGCTgtcctttctgttttattttgtggcAGCCCGGTGAAAATGTAGTCAGTGGTTTGGGAACCACGGCTCTAAACTATGTTTTACTCTTTGGCTGCAAGACAGTCATGGGAAACACTGATCGACGCTCAGCTCAAGTCAGATCTGCCATGTCCGTCAAGTCCTGACCCCTAACCGGGGGGCCTGGTCAAAGACGGAAACGGGGGTAGACTGACTTGTTTTCAGGGAACCGATGCTACTTCTCTCAGCCCATATTCTCTGTGATCTGCTCCCAAACCAGTGCTAGACAATCTGGTTGACAGAGGTTGGTATCAAAACAATGGtcgagttttgttttcttcccctcacAGTGAAAACTGGTTTATCCCGATCCAGTCTTCTGACGCCTCTTCTaggctctgtggctctggggtTCCTTTTGGCTTTCAGATCACATGACTGCCCCCGTTCCCTGAGATGGACTGTCTGGGTCCGAGAACTTACCCACCTTTGAAGGCCCCTGCCGTGGTCCCTTCGTGAGCCTGCAACCCCCTTTTCCCACAGTCCATCTGACCTGTGCCAAACAAAGGGTCCCCTCCTTGCTACCACCAGTCAGTGCACCTTTGGGGCCTGGGAAAGCAGGAGGGACCAGTGggaggctggtgggaggtggCATACATCACAGGTGGACTGGCCGTATAGGACAAAGGTCAGTCATGGAGAAGGCCAGTGGGATTTCAGTGGAGGCATCACAGTCTCAGATGCCTCGGGGTAGACAGGCAACTCAAATGCGTGGAGAGGGCAGAGGTGGGCCATGGGGAGTGGTGAGGCCTGCGGTCGGCTAGAAAGAGCACGCCCCACCTTGAAGCATTCCAATTCTAGGTCTAAAACACAGTGCTGGCCAAGCAAAATATGGCTGCAGTATTTGATGGAAATCTGCCCCCTGGCCCAGCCTGTGACCTCTGATTCGAGTCCAACCCTTTCTAAGAGAAGCTGTCCTCAGCACAGCCAGCCATGGAAGTGAGCCTAGGCCCATGCTAGGGTGAGGTGAGAGCTGGTTGGACCAACACAGACACCTGACCCAAGAAACCAATCAGAGCCGCTCTTCCTAGACTTGGAATTGGGCACAGAATGACCAGCCAGCTGCCCTGAGCGGGAACAGAGGGTCATACAGACTCATGCAAGAAAGGGTGAGGCTGAGAGGGACCACAGAGCCCCACGAGGATGGAAGGAGTGGCCTCTCCTGACTTTTGGGGCCCAGCCCCTGTGCTGCCCAGACACCCTTCCCTTCTGGCCACGGCTACGGGGCTACCGGGAAGGCCACACCCTCACAGCACACCCTCTTTCACGTAAATTCAAGAGATTACTGTTCTTAGCAGCCAAATAATCCCTGAAGATGATGTCCAGACTTCACAAAGGGGGAAAGGGAGCTTCGGAGCCGTGGGGCGAAGGCGAACCGCTGCGCTCACCTGTACTGGGCCATGTCCAGCTTGTTGCCCAGCAGCAGAGTGGGGTAGCTGCGCTGTGTCTCTTTCGCATGCAAAGCGAGCAGCTCCAGGTAGCTGCCGCTGCCCTCGAAGCTCTGGCGGCTGTCGACACTGTATACCACCAGGAAGGCATGGGCCCAGTTCAGATAGCGCTCACAATTCCTGGGGGTGTCCTGGGGCAAAGGAGGGAAGCCCTGGTCAGGGGCAGAGGTCGTCAGGGTAAAGGCCTTCACCTGAGCtgccccatcccacctccccactcTCTGGGTCTTTGTATATTGTTCCCCAGCACAGCCCTTGTCAAAGGGGCACTTGAGTGTGGCTTTGGCTTAGTGTGAAAGGAGCATTGTCTCGTgagcctccctcccaccacccagccAGAGACTTGGAGACCTTGACCTCTGGGGTACAGAGCCAACACTCCAGCATGGCCCCTACTGAGACCTGGCTGTCTCTGGGCACTGCTGGTTTGGGGTCAGGTTCATGGTGCCCTTTTGGCTTCTGAGAAGAACTGGCATCTGACCTTGGCAGGAGACGGTGAGAACACAGGGGAGAGGTGTGTAAGGGGGGGGAACCTGAGTCGAAGGAAGCCTCTGTGTAAACAAGTGTGTGCACCTGTCTCCACATATGCACGGGCATCAAGCCCCAGAGCACAGGGGCTCGGAGCCGGTGCCACGATCACCAGGCCTCCCCAGGCCCGGCCCATGGCTTCTCATTTGCCAAATGAAGAGATTCAGACCCAGAGAGGGTCACATAGCAAAGTGGAGCTTAACAGGGATACATACTCCCATCTGAGGACCCCCCCACCACCATGAGGTCAGGACTCTCAGAGGCTGCCCTGACTCTCAGCTGTCATGGGGGCTACATTACCAGGTCTGCAGTGTCCATGACCCTCAGGTGGACAGGCTGGTGGTCCACAGTCTCTTCCGAGCTGTAGGTGTCCTCTGCAACACAGACAGCCAGCCAGGTTAAAGACAGAGCAGGCCACTCAGCTAATGATAGACTGGCCTGAATCCCAGCTTCCCTCAGTGCTGGACCCTGTGCGGCTTGGGGGACCTAACAAAGGGTTGGCTGGGCTGGGCCACTGCGAAGCCTTGGCTCTCACCCACATGGAGACATGAGCGGAACCTCCCGCCAAGGAAGCACTGTTCCACCTGTCAGGGGCCACGCACAGCAGATGCCATGGGGGACGAGACTGTGTTCTGAGTCCACCCAGCAAGCCTGCAGGTTGGAGTGTGTGGCCAtgggcccagggagcagcagaggcTTCAGAAGCTGCACTGCCAGCCCCTTCCTCCTGAACTCCAAgcttccccaccctgcccccctttCACCACTACACCACAGGAAGTCCCCAAGGACAGTTCTCCTGCCCCCAGTGAGAGAACCCTGTTTAGAAATCCTGAGAAGGTTTTATAAATAACCCTTGTCGAAATAATAGCAGGAGAACCTGGTAGTTGAAAGTTTTAGGTTGGAGATGCAGAATCAAACCCTACTTCAGCTATTTAtttagctgtgtgacttgaaGTCATCTCAGCTCTGAAAAGAgctgtttcctcattttacaaCGGGGATAAGCTGATAACACTGGCTAACAGTTTTCAACTTttgttctgtgccaggcaccgcgCTGAATGCTTGTCCCTACACTAGCTCACAGGGCTGTGTGGGGACTGGGCGGGCGCCTGCACAGGGGCCCTGGCCCTCCACAAGTGCCTGGTAAAAGACAGTGGGGACCATGGTGCTTCAGAGTTTACAGGGCAGGTCCACATTCCCAGGTGGTttattttcaccttttattttgaaataacccTAGACTCGTGTATTACAGGAGTTATATACAACAGTATTCAATGCAGAGCATTCTTGTGCATCATCCCccagctgggtggagggcagtctgtgtgtgaacatgtgtgtgcaCCTATTTCCACGTGTGCACAAGCATCAAGCCCATCCCCCCAATGTTAACTCTTTGTACACAGCCACAGCACAGTGATCAAAACTAGGAAGTAGACATTGGTGCCACACTGTAAACTAAACTACTGGTCTTATTGGGATCTCAtgagtttttacttttttcagtgCTCATGACCTCAAACCTGGGAAAGCAGCAAGCAGCCAGGCATGCACAGAGGACCTTGACACCACAGTGACAATCACTGTCCCTAcccccatcctcccccctccccgtgcCATTGGCCCACCTGTGTGAGTGCACTTGGTCCTTACCTTCCCCTGGGTGTCCCTGTGCCCCAAGTGACCCCAAAGAAAACCCCTGTAGGTAGAACGGAGGCCCGCTCTGTCTTCCTGGCAGCAGCCGCTGTGAGAAGAGAACCCCCCAATCTTAGCTGAGTCAAATAGTTCTCTCTGAGGGTCACAGGCAGCCAAGCCGGGCCTGGACACCCGCCAGGTCCTCTAGCAGCCGGCAGGAATTGCAGACAGCTCCCGTCCCCAGCCTACTTTGGGGACTTGGATAAATGCCGCtcttattcaaagaaaaaaaaaaatctaatggaaAATATGCCCCAAATGTTTAACTATATTTGGTACAAGAAGAGCTGCCCCTAGATGCCTACATCTTGTTCAGATTTTCCTGCCCAAGTTGTCTGATGCACCCCTTTTTGGGACTTCACAGCTCCTGGCCCCAAACAGGCACTGTGTCCTGCCCAGTCCAAGGAAAAACATCAGCCAACCCTGGTCCTGGTCTCCTGTCGTCTTTTATAGAATGACAGCCCTTCGAGGTTGCTGCTGTTAGCTGCATAGGAGAGAGATGGCAGGGAGGCGAGACCCAGAGAAGGAGGGAACTCGGCTACAGCCACACAACATCTGTCCACAAAGGAACTTGAACTCGTGGACCCTTGGCTGGGCAGCCTCTCCATTGGGACCTCCTCACTCCCTTTGCCCAGTGGCCTGGCCAACCTTCCAGCTCTATCTGGGCGGAGCacagggagagagcagaggcTCCCAGCCTGGCTGAGGAGGCGGAACCCACATGGGTGACTGGAAGAAGCTCAGAGGCCATCTTATCCAGCTTCCTCCCCCTTTACAAGTGAGGTGACTCTAAGGGGTGAGGGCTCCTTTCCAAGTCACTGTAACGTCCCTTCTTCCAACCACTAGTCCCTGCCCTAAGGGCATTCTGGTGTCTTTAAATATGTGGGCCTCATAATTTCTAGTTCTAAACAACACTCTGTGGACTTCAGTGCTGGGAGAAGATTCTTTTCTCAAagcatttttctctcatttacaGTGAAAATCATCTAAAAGGAGCTCAGGTCAGAGTGTGTATAGGACAATGTCTCAGAAATGAGGCCTGTGTCCTTGCTGGAGCAGGAGGCTGGCAGGAGAGAAGCCATCGTCCTGTCCTGGGCAAGCCAGGTGAGATGACCACAGCCCTCTGCAAGCGGCTGCTCTcctggaggccccgcccccaccccctgcagtgtTTGGTTCAGACAAAGCTCCCTCACAGGCACTGAATCTCTGGGCTCCAGTCAGCTCCATCAGTCACAACCCACAATGAGGCGCAACcttcacacacacagagcacagtCTATTAGTCATGTCTGCCACctggggaaaccaaggctcagggaGCCCAGTGCCTTGCAGGCCGCTGACAGCAGCCCTCTGCAGCATAAGACTGCCCTTAGCTGAGAGCAACTGGGTTggtgtctctttttcctttgaaCCTGAGGCTCTCCATGATCTTAGGCAAACCACTGCcgcagtttctttatctataaaatggggataatagtagaAGCCACTCTTTAAAGGACAATTCTAAAATCAAAGTTCAATTTCATGTTTACGAGTACCTACGTTGTACCACCGAGCACTGTGCTGGCAATGGGAACAAATTACACAGACTCTCACCCTCAGGGGCCTCCGTTTGAGCTCGGGCTCTCGACGGACCTTTGAGAAGGGGAGAGCGGTTCTCCATCTCCTGGTGGCTAACTCTGCCCTTGGGCACTCAGACCTTTCTCCACAGAAGGAAAGGCCCTGGTCCCAGAGTGCCCACAGTTGCTGGGACCAGCCATGGGAGAGTGGCCGCAGTGTTTAGATGGTGAAACAGAGCCGGCAGGAGTAGCACTGGCCTCCCAGAATGGTGGAGGGGAGAGCGTCTGGTCATCTCTGCAGCTCATGGGCGCTCAGGGTAGGATGACTAACCATTATGAAGCCACTGTCCCCCAAACAGTCTGACCACACATTCCGCTAGCA from Phyllostomus discolor isolate MPI-MPIP mPhyDis1 chromosome 1, mPhyDis1.pri.v3, whole genome shotgun sequence encodes:
- the RASL12 gene encoding ras-like protein family member 12 isoform X1, whose translation is MSSVFGKPRAGSGQQSAPLEVNLAILGRRGSGKSALTVKFLTRRFISEYDPNLEDTYSSEETVDHQPVHLRVMDTADLDTPRNCERYLNWAHAFLVVYSVDSRQSFEGSGSYLELLALHAKETQRSYPTLLLGNKLDMAQYRQVTEAEGAALAGRFGCLFFEVSACLDFERVQHVFHEAVREARRELEKSSLARPLFISEERALPHQAPLTARQGLASCTFNTLSTVSLKEMPTVAQAKLVTVKSSRAQSKRKAPTLTLLKGFKIF